DNA sequence from the Thauera sedimentorum genome:
TGGGCCTGGCCGACGGAACGCTGCGGCGCATGGAGATGCGCGACAGCTTCGGCCAGAACACGGTGATCGTATTCACCCGCCTGGCCGCGGTCGGCGCCATAGACCCGCAGTTGTTCCGCTTCACGCCGCCGCCCGGGGCCGACGTGATCGGCCAGTGACGCCGGCACGACGATGAGCGACCTGTTCGAGGCGCTGGAGCCGCCGCGCGTACCCCTGGCCGAACGGCTGCGTCCGAAGACGCTGGACGAGGTGGCCGGTCAGCAGCACCTGCTGGGGCCGGGCAAGCCGCTGCGTCTCGCCTTCGAATCCGGCAAGCCGCACTCGATGATCCTGTGGGGGCCGCCGGGCGTGGGCAAGACCACGCTGGCGCGCCTCATGGCACAGGGTTTCAACGCGGAGTTCGTTGCGCTCTCGGCGGTGTTCTCCGGCGTCAAGGAGATCCGCGAGGCGATTGCCCAGGCGCAGGCCGCCAAGGCGCGCGGGCGCCACACCATCCTCTTCGTCGACGAGGTGCACCGCTTCAACAAGGCCCAGCAGGACGCCTTCCTGCCCTTCGTGGAGCAGGGGCTGGTGACCTTCATCGGCGCCACCACCGAGAATCCGTCCTTCGAGGTCAATTCCGCGCTGCTGTCGCGGGCCGCGGTGTACGTGCTCGAATCGCTGGACGCCGAGGCGATGCGCGGGCTGTTCGAGCGTGCGCGTGCAGCCGCCTGCGCGGAGCTGCCCTTCGACGATGACGCGCGCGACCGCCTGGTCGGCTTTGCCGATGGCGACGCGCGCCGGCTGATGAACCTGGTCGAACAGCTCCAGGTGGCGGCGGAAACCGCCGGGGTCGATACCGTTTCCGCGGACTTCGTCGACCAGGCGCTGTCGCGCAACCTGCGTCGCTTCGACAAGGGCGGCGAGGCCTTCTACGACCAGATCTCGGCGCTGCACAAGTCGGTGCGCGGCTCGCACCCGGACGCCGCGCTGTACTGGCTGTGCCGCATGCTGGACGGCGGCGCCGATCCGCATTACCTGGGGCGGCGGCTGGTGCGCATGGCGGTGGAGGACATCGGCCTGGCCGATCCGCGCGCGCTGGAGATCGCGCTCAATGCCTGCACCACCTACGAGCGCCTGGGCTCACCCGAAGGCGAACTCGCGCTGGCGCAGGCCACGGTGTTCCTGGCCAGCGCGGCCAAGTCCAACGCGGTGTACAAGGCCTATAATGCCGCCCGTGCCTTCGTGGCCGCCGACGAGTCGCGCCCGGTGCCCTTGCACCTGCGCAACGCGCCGACCCGGCTGATGAAGGAACTGGGCTACGGCAAGGCCTACCGCTACGCACATGACGAACCCGAAGCCTACGCCGCGGGGGAGAGCTACCTGCCCGAGGGCATGGCCGAGCCCGGCTGGTACCGGCCGACCCCGCGCGGGTTGGAGGCGCGGATTGCCGAAAAGCTCGCGAGGCTGCGCGAACTGGATGCCGCTGCGGGCGAGCCGTCCGACGAGGACGGGCCGCCGTCGCGACGCAGTCGTTGAGGCAGGGGCGGGCGTGTCAGTGCTGCAGGGGATGGTCGGCCATGAAGCGTGCGCAGAGGTTGCGCGCCTGTTCGGCCTTTTCCAGATCGCCGCGCTCGGTGGCGCGCTCGATCAGGTCGAGCATGTAGTTGGTCAGCAGCAGCACCCCTTCGGGGGTCTGCACCAGTCCGCAAGCCATCTGCGCGGCCGCGGCGTCGGGGATGTCTTCATGTTCGGCGATCAGTGCCACTTCGTCTTCGGTAAGATCGCAGTAATCGAGGCAGTCCCGGATAGATAGCATCTGTTTCTCCTCCTGTTCTCTGGGGCCGTCTGCGCGGCTTGCTCAACATCTTAAGCCTATGTGATCGGGAGCCGTTTGCAAGAAATGTTTCGCCATGCAATGTGATGCAAGCGATTGTTTTGTTTAATTAAATTTGTGCTGTGCGACATGAGTTCCCGTGCTCTGGAAAGGCTTTGCAAGCATGGGGATGGCGTACGATATTCAGAGCCGGCTTCAGCTCCCGGCGCCATGTCGATGAATTGAAAGACTATCCGGAAATCTTCCCATGCTCGATGTACAACTTCTCCGTTCCCAGTTCGACCAGGTCGCCCAGCGACTCGCCACCCGCGGCCTCACCCTGGATGCCGCCGCCTTCCAGGCCATGGAAGACGAGCGCAAGCGCCTGCAGACCCGCACCCAGGAGCTGCAGGCGCGGCGCAACGCCCTGTCCAAGGAGATCGGCAAGCTGAAGGGCCGCGGCGAGGACGCCTCTGCGGTGATGGCCGAGGTCGGTCAGCTGGGCGACGAACTGAAGGCCTGCGAACAGGCGCTGCCCGGCCTGCTGGAACGCATCGGCGAGTTTGCCGCCGGCCTGCCCAACCTGCCGCACGAGAGCGTGCCGGAAGGGCGCGACGAGAGCGCCAACGTCGAGGTGCGCCGCTGGGGCACGCCGCGCAGCTTCGAGTTCGCGCCGCGCGACCATGTGGACCTCGGCGCGCCGCTGGGGCTGGACTTCGAGACCGGCGCGCGCCTCTCGGGCTCGCGCTTCACCTTCATGCGCGGGCAGATCGCCCGCCTGCACCGCGCGCTCGCGCAGTTCATGCTCGACGTGCAGACCACCGAGCACGGCTACACCGAGTGCTACACGCCCTACATCGTCAATCGCGAGGTGCTGGTGGGCACCGGCCAGCTGCCCAAGTTCAAGGAAGACATGTTCTGGGTGCTGCGCGGCGGCGACGAGGAGGGGGCCGAGCAGTACCTCATCTCCACCTCCGAGATCCCGCTGACCAACACGGTGCGCGAACAGGTGCTGCCGATGGATGCCCTGCCGCTGCGCTTCACCGCGCACAGCCCCTGCTTCCGCTCGGAAGCGGGCAGCGCCGGGCGCGACACCCGCGGCATGATCCGCCAGCACCAGTTCGACAAGGTCGAGATGGTGCAGATCGTGCACCCCGAGAAGAGCTACGAGGCGCTCGAGGAGATGGTCGGCCACGCCGAGGCCATCCTGCAGAAGCTCGGCCTGCCCTACCGCGTGGTGGCGCTGTG
Encoded proteins:
- a CDS encoding replication-associated recombination protein A: MSDLFEALEPPRVPLAERLRPKTLDEVAGQQHLLGPGKPLRLAFESGKPHSMILWGPPGVGKTTLARLMAQGFNAEFVALSAVFSGVKEIREAIAQAQAAKARGRHTILFVDEVHRFNKAQQDAFLPFVEQGLVTFIGATTENPSFEVNSALLSRAAVYVLESLDAEAMRGLFERARAAACAELPFDDDARDRLVGFADGDARRLMNLVEQLQVAAETAGVDTVSADFVDQALSRNLRRFDKGGEAFYDQISALHKSVRGSHPDAALYWLCRMLDGGADPHYLGRRLVRMAVEDIGLADPRALEIALNACTTYERLGSPEGELALAQATVFLASAAKSNAVYKAYNAARAFVAADESRPVPLHLRNAPTRLMKELGYGKAYRYAHDEPEAYAAGESYLPEGMAEPGWYRPTPRGLEARIAEKLARLRELDAAAGEPSDEDGPPSRRSR
- the serS gene encoding serine--tRNA ligase; protein product: MLDVQLLRSQFDQVAQRLATRGLTLDAAAFQAMEDERKRLQTRTQELQARRNALSKEIGKLKGRGEDASAVMAEVGQLGDELKACEQALPGLLERIGEFAAGLPNLPHESVPEGRDESANVEVRRWGTPRSFEFAPRDHVDLGAPLGLDFETGARLSGSRFTFMRGQIARLHRALAQFMLDVQTTEHGYTECYTPYIVNREVLVGTGQLPKFKEDMFWVLRGGDEEGAEQYLISTSEIPLTNTVREQVLPMDALPLRFTAHSPCFRSEAGSAGRDTRGMIRQHQFDKVEMVQIVHPEKSYEALEEMVGHAEAILQKLGLPYRVVALCTGDMGFSAAKTYDLEVWLPAQDTYREISSCSNCEDFQARRMQARFKNAQGKNELVHTLNGSGLAVGRTLVAVLENYQQADGSIAIPSALVPYMGGVEVLRAAG